A genomic region of Melopsittacus undulatus isolate bMelUnd1 chromosome 5, bMelUnd1.mat.Z, whole genome shotgun sequence contains the following coding sequences:
- the MCM10 gene encoding protein MCM10 homolog isoform X1: MDADENLDLLASLLEESEATENRNSPEEEDAPEDEGGEPDEYDELFDAEDDASYTEEVDAEDSPIDEQKENLAMLFGDVDDLLEEEEAAEETPSTSAPSQAKEKTNQELQAELRKLQEQMKTLQEQLQKAAIGQQSNSGLEKKTPGKSPCSPLKERNVQKLQESPCFSAQLGSPLPPARRKTQKSKAENKAPPPQQVLSLAFQPLQSAAGNTPNKVTREKTPHVLARSSATTQPVSVETFSGLRLRKPRVSSAEMDRKMANRKLIRLSQLKSKLAAENLEETDWVTFGVIVKKVTPQSTNNGRTFSIWRLNDLRDLNQCVSLFLFGDVHKEHWKTDQGTVIGLLNANPMKPKEGSDEVCLSVDHPQKILLMGEALDMGTCKARKKNGDPCAQIVNLNDCEYCQYHIQSQYKKLSSKRADLQSTYSGGRAPRKVGRRNPSLKERLCQDGFYYGGVSSAAYAASVAAAAVPKRKIQTTLSSLVVRGADAIVQETKQKIGAGKRPKQCSEEFKELLAQPTFGARNLCKHWTKADVEKKQEPNIQSVSASALLKQQKQKLLEARKKRSEEIQRRFLQSTSKASSPASLSSSRQSPMPGAEFPKAAKMSTSQRPKLGTGFSEGEDILFFDGSSPPPKPKLDSVAEAKKLAAIQRLRAKGQVLSKTDPNNVKRKRADDADVLEIIERVEKNVAQPQGTEAENDMNELEPAQKKRREQLAYLKSEEFQKILNAKSKHTDVLKEGEAELQEQYFEPLVKKEELEEKMRSIKEVKCRVVTCKMCNYTYFKPLETCIQDNHDYHFHDAVKRFFKCPCGSRAISLHRLPKKPCSTCGLYKWERDGMLKEKKGPKIGGETLLPRGEEHPKFLNSLK, translated from the exons ATGGATG CTGATGAGAACTTGGATCTGTTGGCCTCCCTCCTGGAAGAAAGTGAGGCAACTGAGAACAGGAATTCTCCTGAGGAGGAAGATGCTCCAGAGGATGAGGGGGGAGAACCAGATGAATACGATGAGCTTTTTGATGCAGAAGATGATGCATCCTACACTGAGGAGGTGGACGCTGAGGACAGCCCCATTGATGAACAGAAGGAGAATCTGGCTATGCTATTCGGAGATGTAGATGACCtcctggaagaggaggaggcagcagaggaaaCTCCCTCCACTTCAGCTCCCAGTCaggcaaaagagaaaaccaacCAAGAACTACAAG CTGAGCTGAGAAAATTGCAAGAACAGATGAAGACTTTACAGGAGCAGTTGCAAAAGGCTGCTATTGGGCAGCAGTCCAATTCAGGCCTTGAGAAGAAAACCCCTG GTAAATCTCCCTGTTCACCCTTAAAGGAAAGGAATGTTCAGAAGCTGCAAGAGTCACCCTGTTTCTCAGCCCAGCTGGGCAGTCCTTTACCTCCAGCCAGGAGAAAAACCCAGAAATCAAAAGCAG AGAACAAGGCTCCTCCTCCACAGCAAGTCCTCAGTCTGGCATTCCAGCCTCTCCAATCTGCTGCAGGTAACACACCCAATAAGGTGACCAGAGAGAAGACTCCTCATGTGCTTGCACGCTCCAGTGCAACAACTCAGCCAGTGTCTGTGGAAACCTTCTCAGGACTGAGATTAAG AAAGCCCCGTGTGTCTTCAGCTGAAATGGACAGGAAAATGGCTAACAGGAAGCTCATCCGACTGTCTCAGCTGAAGAGCAAACTTgctgcagaaaacctggagGAAACCGACTGGGTAACATTTGGAGTCATAGTGAAGAAGGTCACTCCTCAGAGCACAAATAAC GGCAGAACCTTCAGTATCTGGCGGCTGAACGACCTACGGGATCTTAATCAGTGTGTCTCACTCTTCTTGTTTGGTGATGTCCACAAAGAGCACTGGAAGACAGACCAAGGCACAGTAATCGGGCTGCTTAATGCCAATCCTATGAAACCTAAAGAAGGCTCAGATGAG GTGTGTTTGTCTGTTGACCATCCCCAGAAGATCCTTCTCATGGGTGAAGCTCTGGACATGGGCACCTGCAAAGCCAGGAAGAAGAATGGTGATCCTTGTGCACAGATTGTGAACCTG aatgacTGTGAATATTGCCAGTATCACATCCAATCCCAGTACAAAAAGCTCAGCTCCAAGCGGGCAGATCTTCAGTCCACCTACTCTGGTGGCCGCGCTCCCAGAAAAGTTGGCCGGAGGAATCCCTCTTTGAAGGAGAGGCTGTGTCAGGATGGGTTTTACTATGGAGGAGTCTCTTCAGCAGCATACGCAGCCTCAGT tGCAGCGGCTGCAGTGCCAAAAAGGAAGATTCAAACCACTCTCTCCAGTCTGGTCGTGAGAGGAGCTGATGCCATTGTCCaggaaaccaaacagaaaattg GTGCAGGAAAGAGACCCAAGCAGTGTTCTGAGGAATTCAAGGAGCTACTGGCACAGCCAACTTTTGGAGCACGAAACCTCTGCAAACACTGGACGAAAGCAG ATGTTGAAAAGAAGCAAGAGCCAAATATCcagtctgtctctgcttctgcactgctcaagcaacagaaacagaagttacTAGAAGCCAGAAAGAAGCGGTCTGAAGAGATTCAGAGGAG GTTTCTCCAGAGCACAAGTAAAGCCAGCAGCCCTGCTTCCCTGTCCTCCTCCAGACAGTCCCCAATGCCTGGGGCAGAGTTTCCCAAAGCTGCCAAAATGTCAACTTCTCAGAGGCCCAAGCTAGGCACAGGCTTCTCAGAAGGAGAAGATATCCTCTTCTTTGATGGgtcttcccctcctccaaaACCAAAGCTAGACAGCGTGGCAGAAGCCAAAAAG CTGGCTGCAATACAACGACTACGAGCAAAAGGACAGGTTCTTTCTAAAACGGACCCAAACAATGTCAAGAGGAAACGAGCTGATGATGCTGATGTCCTAGAAATTATTGAAAGAGTTGAGAAGAATGTTGCTCAGCCACAAGGTACAGAAGCAGAGAATG ATATGAATGAACTGGAGCCTGCCCAAAAGAAACGGCGTGAGCAGCTGGCCTATCTGAAGTCAGAAGAGTTCCAGAAAATCCTGAATGCCAAGTCCAAGCACACAGATGTCCTCAAAGAG GGTGAGGCTGAACTGCAGGAGCAATACTTTGAGCCACTGGTGAAAAAGGAAGAACTAGAAGAGAAGATGAGGAGTATTAAAGAAGTGAAATGTCGAGTTGTGACATGTAAAATG TGTAATTATACCTACTTCAAGCCTCTGGAGACGTGTATCCAGGATAACCATGACTACCACTTTCATGACGCCGTCAAGCGCTTTTTCAAATGTCCTTGTGGAAGCCGAGCTATTTCCCTTCACAGGCTCCCAAAAAAGCCCTGCAG TACCTGTGGCCTCTACAAGTGGGAGCGGGACGGGATGCTGAAG GAGAAAAAGGGTCCGAAGATTGGTGGAGAAACACTTCTGCCACGAGGGGAGGAACATCCAAAATTCCTCAATAGTCTCAAGTGA
- the MCM10 gene encoding protein MCM10 homolog isoform X2 has product MDADENLDLLASLLEESEATENRNSPEEEDAPEDEGGEPDEYDELFDAEDDASYTEEVDAEDSPIDEQKENLAMLFGDVDDLLEEEEAAEETPSTSAPSQAKEKTNQELQAELRKLQEQMKTLQEQLQKAAIGQQSNSGLEKKTPGKSPCSPLKERNVQKLQESPCFSAQLGSPLPPARRKTQKSKAENKAPPPQQVLSLAFQPLQSAAGNTPNKVTREKTPHVLARSSATTQPVSVETFSGLRLRKPRVSSAEMDRKMANRKLIRLSQLKSKLAAENLEETDWVTFGVIVKKVTPQSTNNGRTFSIWRLNDLRDLNQCVSLFLFGDVHKEHWKTDQGTVIGLLNANPMKPKEGSDEVCLSVDHPQKILLMGEALDMGTCKARKKNGDPCAQIVNLNDCEYCQYHIQSQYKKLSSKRADLQSTYSGGRAPRKVGRRNPSLKERLCQDGFYYGGVSSAAYAASVAAAAVPKRKIQTTLSSLVVRGADAIVQETKQKIGAGKRPKQCSEEFKELLAQPTFGARNLCKHWTKADVEKKQEPNIQSVSASALLKQQKQKLLEARKKRSEEIQRRFLQSTSKASSPASLSSSRQSPMPGAEFPKAAKMSTSQRPKLGTGFSEGEDILFFDGSSPPPKPKLDSVAEAKKLAAIQRLRAKGQVLSKTDPNNVKRKRADDADVLEIIERVEKNVAQPQDMNELEPAQKKRREQLAYLKSEEFQKILNAKSKHTDVLKEGEAELQEQYFEPLVKKEELEEKMRSIKEVKCRVVTCKMCNYTYFKPLETCIQDNHDYHFHDAVKRFFKCPCGSRAISLHRLPKKPCSTCGLYKWERDGMLKEKKGPKIGGETLLPRGEEHPKFLNSLK; this is encoded by the exons ATGGATG CTGATGAGAACTTGGATCTGTTGGCCTCCCTCCTGGAAGAAAGTGAGGCAACTGAGAACAGGAATTCTCCTGAGGAGGAAGATGCTCCAGAGGATGAGGGGGGAGAACCAGATGAATACGATGAGCTTTTTGATGCAGAAGATGATGCATCCTACACTGAGGAGGTGGACGCTGAGGACAGCCCCATTGATGAACAGAAGGAGAATCTGGCTATGCTATTCGGAGATGTAGATGACCtcctggaagaggaggaggcagcagaggaaaCTCCCTCCACTTCAGCTCCCAGTCaggcaaaagagaaaaccaacCAAGAACTACAAG CTGAGCTGAGAAAATTGCAAGAACAGATGAAGACTTTACAGGAGCAGTTGCAAAAGGCTGCTATTGGGCAGCAGTCCAATTCAGGCCTTGAGAAGAAAACCCCTG GTAAATCTCCCTGTTCACCCTTAAAGGAAAGGAATGTTCAGAAGCTGCAAGAGTCACCCTGTTTCTCAGCCCAGCTGGGCAGTCCTTTACCTCCAGCCAGGAGAAAAACCCAGAAATCAAAAGCAG AGAACAAGGCTCCTCCTCCACAGCAAGTCCTCAGTCTGGCATTCCAGCCTCTCCAATCTGCTGCAGGTAACACACCCAATAAGGTGACCAGAGAGAAGACTCCTCATGTGCTTGCACGCTCCAGTGCAACAACTCAGCCAGTGTCTGTGGAAACCTTCTCAGGACTGAGATTAAG AAAGCCCCGTGTGTCTTCAGCTGAAATGGACAGGAAAATGGCTAACAGGAAGCTCATCCGACTGTCTCAGCTGAAGAGCAAACTTgctgcagaaaacctggagGAAACCGACTGGGTAACATTTGGAGTCATAGTGAAGAAGGTCACTCCTCAGAGCACAAATAAC GGCAGAACCTTCAGTATCTGGCGGCTGAACGACCTACGGGATCTTAATCAGTGTGTCTCACTCTTCTTGTTTGGTGATGTCCACAAAGAGCACTGGAAGACAGACCAAGGCACAGTAATCGGGCTGCTTAATGCCAATCCTATGAAACCTAAAGAAGGCTCAGATGAG GTGTGTTTGTCTGTTGACCATCCCCAGAAGATCCTTCTCATGGGTGAAGCTCTGGACATGGGCACCTGCAAAGCCAGGAAGAAGAATGGTGATCCTTGTGCACAGATTGTGAACCTG aatgacTGTGAATATTGCCAGTATCACATCCAATCCCAGTACAAAAAGCTCAGCTCCAAGCGGGCAGATCTTCAGTCCACCTACTCTGGTGGCCGCGCTCCCAGAAAAGTTGGCCGGAGGAATCCCTCTTTGAAGGAGAGGCTGTGTCAGGATGGGTTTTACTATGGAGGAGTCTCTTCAGCAGCATACGCAGCCTCAGT tGCAGCGGCTGCAGTGCCAAAAAGGAAGATTCAAACCACTCTCTCCAGTCTGGTCGTGAGAGGAGCTGATGCCATTGTCCaggaaaccaaacagaaaattg GTGCAGGAAAGAGACCCAAGCAGTGTTCTGAGGAATTCAAGGAGCTACTGGCACAGCCAACTTTTGGAGCACGAAACCTCTGCAAACACTGGACGAAAGCAG ATGTTGAAAAGAAGCAAGAGCCAAATATCcagtctgtctctgcttctgcactgctcaagcaacagaaacagaagttacTAGAAGCCAGAAAGAAGCGGTCTGAAGAGATTCAGAGGAG GTTTCTCCAGAGCACAAGTAAAGCCAGCAGCCCTGCTTCCCTGTCCTCCTCCAGACAGTCCCCAATGCCTGGGGCAGAGTTTCCCAAAGCTGCCAAAATGTCAACTTCTCAGAGGCCCAAGCTAGGCACAGGCTTCTCAGAAGGAGAAGATATCCTCTTCTTTGATGGgtcttcccctcctccaaaACCAAAGCTAGACAGCGTGGCAGAAGCCAAAAAG CTGGCTGCAATACAACGACTACGAGCAAAAGGACAGGTTCTTTCTAAAACGGACCCAAACAATGTCAAGAGGAAACGAGCTGATGATGCTGATGTCCTAGAAATTATTGAAAGAGTTGAGAAGAATGTTGCTCAGCCACAAG ATATGAATGAACTGGAGCCTGCCCAAAAGAAACGGCGTGAGCAGCTGGCCTATCTGAAGTCAGAAGAGTTCCAGAAAATCCTGAATGCCAAGTCCAAGCACACAGATGTCCTCAAAGAG GGTGAGGCTGAACTGCAGGAGCAATACTTTGAGCCACTGGTGAAAAAGGAAGAACTAGAAGAGAAGATGAGGAGTATTAAAGAAGTGAAATGTCGAGTTGTGACATGTAAAATG TGTAATTATACCTACTTCAAGCCTCTGGAGACGTGTATCCAGGATAACCATGACTACCACTTTCATGACGCCGTCAAGCGCTTTTTCAAATGTCCTTGTGGAAGCCGAGCTATTTCCCTTCACAGGCTCCCAAAAAAGCCCTGCAG TACCTGTGGCCTCTACAAGTGGGAGCGGGACGGGATGCTGAAG GAGAAAAAGGGTCCGAAGATTGGTGGAGAAACACTTCTGCCACGAGGGGAGGAACATCCAAAATTCCTCAATAGTCTCAAGTGA